In Campylobacter suis, the following proteins share a genomic window:
- the ybaK gene encoding Cys-tRNA(Pro) deacylase — protein sequence MSKKEIHKTNAARALDRLKISYDMFEYEVNESDLSAIHLAQTTGIGIEKIYKTIVCEVGTREYIVACIQGDLELDLKALASVSGHKRCELLTLKELEKTTGYIRGGCSPIAMKKRFATFIDERALLQKQILISAGVRGKQLCLAPHDLACAVNAKFAPIARTPSIA from the coding sequence ATGAGCAAAAAAGAGATCCATAAAACTAACGCCGCAAGAGCTCTTGATAGGCTTAAAATTTCTTATGATATGTTTGAGTATGAGGTTAATGAGAGTGATTTAAGTGCCATTCATCTAGCCCAAACAACTGGCATAGGCATTGAAAAAATTTACAAAACCATAGTCTGTGAAGTAGGTACAAGAGAGTATATAGTAGCTTGTATTCAGGGGGATTTAGAGCTTGATTTAAAGGCACTTGCAAGCGTAAGCGGACATAAAAGATGTGAGCTTTTAACACTTAAAGAGCTTGAAAAAACGACTGGCTACATAAGGGGCGGGTGCTCGCCGATAGCTATGAAAAAGCGCTTTGCGACATTTATAGATGAGAGGGCGCTTTTGCAAAAGCAAATTTTAATCTCAGCTGGCGTGCGTGGTAAACAGCTATGCCTTGCGCCACACGATTTAGCTTGCGCTGTGAATGCGAAATTTGCGCCCATAGCACGCACTCCTAGCATTGCATAG
- the uvrB gene encoding excinuclease ABC subunit UvrB has translation MSEFEISSKFSPSPDQQNAIDGIVKSIKNGNRYNTLLGVTGSGKTFTMANVIKNLKMPTLIMTHNKSLAAQLYSEFKGFFPNNHVEYFISYYDYYQPEAYIPRSDLYIEKDSSVNDELERLRLSATASLLSFDDVIVIASVSANYGLGDPSEYQGMVQYLNVGDEISQKALLNRLVDMGYTRNDAYFDRGNFRVNGDVIDIYPAYWGDEALRVEFFGDEIEKMYHFEVLDNKRLKDVSKFTLYATSQFIVREDRLKSAIKGIEAELEERLKFYKDENKLVEMQRLKQRVEFDLEMLTSTGICKGVENYARHLTGLKPGETPYTMFDYFSLLNGGEFLVIVDESHVSLPQFRGMYAGDRSRKETLVEYGFRLPSALDNRPLKFDEFINKNANFLFVSATPNELELELSRGHVYEQILRPTGLLDPLIELKDSDNQVEALHDMIKQVVERNERVLITVLTKKMAEELTRYYTELGIRVKYMHSDIDAIERNELIRGLRGGSYDVLVGINLLREGLDLPEVSLIAIMDADKEGFLRSRTSLIQTMGRAARNVNGKVVMFCKKVTNSMQEAIDITSARRKMQDEYNKANNITPRSASRNIEESLHVEDEGEVYRKGKKLEKMPASERAKLVKELRKQMFEAANALEFEKAAALRDEIAKLRDL, from the coding sequence ATGTCAGAGTTTGAAATATCAAGCAAATTTTCCCCATCCCCCGATCAGCAAAACGCCATTGATGGCATCGTAAAAAGCATAAAAAATGGCAACAGATACAACACGCTTTTAGGCGTTACGGGTTCTGGCAAGACCTTTACCATGGCAAATGTGATAAAAAATCTCAAAATGCCAACGCTAATCATGACACATAACAAATCCCTAGCAGCTCAGCTTTATAGTGAATTTAAGGGCTTTTTCCCAAACAATCACGTGGAGTATTTTATCAGCTATTATGATTACTATCAGCCTGAGGCCTACATACCAAGAAGCGATCTTTACATCGAAAAAGATAGCTCTGTAAATGACGAGCTTGAGAGGCTAAGGCTATCCGCCACGGCAAGTCTTTTAAGCTTTGATGATGTTATCGTGATAGCCTCGGTTTCCGCAAACTACGGACTTGGTGATCCAAGCGAGTATCAAGGCATGGTGCAGTACCTAAATGTAGGCGATGAGATAAGCCAAAAAGCACTCTTAAACCGCCTTGTTGATATGGGATATACAAGAAATGACGCCTACTTTGACCGCGGGAATTTTAGAGTAAATGGCGATGTGATAGACATTTATCCGGCTTACTGGGGCGATGAGGCGTTGAGGGTTGAGTTTTTTGGCGATGAGATTGAAAAAATGTATCATTTTGAAGTGCTTGATAATAAACGCTTAAAAGATGTGAGCAAATTTACTCTGTATGCCACAAGTCAGTTTATCGTGCGTGAAGATAGGCTAAAATCAGCGATAAAAGGCATCGAAGCTGAGCTTGAAGAGAGGCTTAAATTTTACAAAGATGAAAACAAGCTGGTTGAAATGCAACGCCTAAAACAACGCGTAGAGTTTGACCTTGAAATGCTTACAAGCACCGGCATTTGCAAGGGCGTGGAGAATTATGCAAGGCACTTAACGGGGCTAAAACCGGGCGAGACACCATATACGATGTTTGATTATTTCTCGCTTTTAAATGGTGGCGAGTTTTTGGTGATAGTCGATGAAAGCCACGTGAGTTTGCCACAGTTTCGGGGCATGTATGCGGGTGATAGAAGCCGCAAAGAAACGCTTGTGGAGTATGGCTTTCGCTTGCCATCAGCCCTTGATAATCGCCCTTTGAAATTTGATGAGTTTATCAATAAAAATGCAAATTTTTTGTTCGTTTCAGCCACGCCAAACGAGCTTGAGCTTGAGCTGAGCAGAGGTCATGTGTATGAGCAAATTTTACGCCCAACCGGTCTGCTTGATCCACTCATCGAGCTAAAAGATAGTGATAATCAAGTAGAGGCGTTACACGATATGATAAAACAAGTCGTTGAGCGAAATGAACGCGTTTTGATAACCGTGCTAACTAAAAAAATGGCAGAAGAGCTAACACGCTACTATACCGAGCTTGGCATTAGAGTAAAATACATGCACTCAGACATCGACGCGATCGAGCGAAACGAGCTTATACGCGGACTTCGCGGTGGTAGCTATGATGTGCTGGTTGGCATAAATTTGCTCCGCGAAGGGCTTGATCTGCCCGAGGTTTCGCTCATAGCCATAATGGACGCTGATAAAGAGGGCTTTTTACGCTCACGAACGAGCCTGATTCAGACTATGGGGCGTGCAGCGCGAAATGTCAATGGCAAGGTCGTGATGTTTTGCAAAAAGGTAACAAACTCGATGCAAGAAGCCATCGACATAACGAGTGCAAGACGCAAAATGCAAGATGAGTATAACAAAGCAAATAACATCACGCCACGCTCAGCTTCAAGAAATATCGAAGAGAGCTTACATGTCGAAGATGAAGGCGAGGTTTATAGAAAGGGCAAAAAACTAGAAAAAATGCCAGCTAGCGAGCGAGCTAAGCTTGTAAAAGAGCTAAGAAAGCAGATGTTTGAAGCGGCAAATGCGCTAGAGTTTGAAAAAGCGGCTGCGTTAAGAGATGAGATAGCAAAGCTCAGGGATTTGTGA
- a CDS encoding type II secretion system protein, which translates to MRRAFSMIELVFVVVVIAILAGIMLPKISVSKDDAIIIKTRSEIAAIQSAISTQYSQTLLSANPNYPQTLQSTQLLFSAVLPIGIVDANGKEGWSKVGEGDENYVFKYKNSIANFKYDKTNGSFACVSGGLCSMLK; encoded by the coding sequence ATGAGGCGCGCTTTTAGCATGATAGAGTTAGTTTTTGTGGTGGTTGTTATAGCCATTTTGGCAGGTATTATGTTGCCAAAAATTTCTGTCAGCAAAGATGACGCCATTATCATAAAAACAAGATCTGAGATAGCCGCCATCCAATCAGCCATAAGCACACAATACTCCCAAACACTGCTTAGTGCAAACCCAAACTACCCACAAACACTTCAAAGCACCCAACTACTCTTTAGTGCGGTTTTACCCATTGGCATAGTTGATGCAAACGGCAAAGAGGGCTGGAGCAAGGTAGGAGAAGGTGATGAAAACTATGTTTTTAAATACAAAAATAGTATAGCAAATTTCAAATATGATAAGACAAATGGTAGTTTTGCCTGCGTTAGTGGCGGTCTTTGCAGCATGTTAAAATAG
- a CDS encoding primosomal protein N' codes for MFYYLVSFFGKNLAPLTYESEQDIDEFTCVLAPIKGKDTKGVIVKKCDKPSFKTTNITEILPQKLTDTQRLLAEFIAHYYTCELGVSLGLFEPFKDVEKVAKKTNCTLVPKLNHIQQDALNFIQSNKTALLFGDTGSGKSEVYISAIQKVLQEKKQALFLMPEISLTPQMQTRLERYFGKSVATWHSKVSSKQKDEILQGLLDGSIWLIAGARSALFLPLEQLGLIIIDEEHDDSYKNTGSRPHYNARDLALFLNSKTQIKLVLGSATPSVSTFYKQATFRMKGSFFGSQKSFVYDESETGLTQNIKEQVAQTLANKRQAIICLPTRANFRYISCKECGNIVKCPFCSVGMSFYKGQNLLKCQYCEYKTPVPSSCEKCGSELLEAKKIGTSELLEQLSGEFANARIAKFDRDEITTQKKLVTALKDFNDQKIDILIGTQMLSKGHDYHNVDLAVIMGIDELLAYPDFRARERTLALAMQVAGRAGRAGAGRVVLQTKQREFFESYLHDYDKFLQDELEFRQELYPPFYRLLRLIVSHKSEQTAQLETNRCVEQISLLQKQLELSIIGYGKCAIERIGDKFRYEILLRSKNPNALLKVANICVSEICDVDIDPINFS; via the coding sequence ATGTTTTACTACCTTGTTAGCTTTTTTGGCAAAAATTTAGCTCCGCTTACATATGAAAGCGAGCAGGATATTGATGAGTTTACTTGTGTTTTAGCACCCATAAAAGGCAAAGATACAAAAGGTGTGATCGTAAAAAAATGCGATAAACCAAGCTTTAAGACAACAAACATAACAGAAATTCTACCACAAAAGCTGACCGATACCCAGCGCCTTTTAGCTGAGTTTATAGCCCACTACTATACCTGCGAACTTGGCGTTTCTTTGGGGCTTTTTGAGCCTTTTAAAGATGTAGAAAAAGTAGCTAAAAAAACAAATTGTACTCTTGTGCCCAAGCTAAATCATATCCAGCAAGACGCCTTAAATTTCATACAGTCTAACAAAACTGCCCTACTCTTTGGCGATACTGGGAGTGGCAAAAGTGAGGTTTATATAAGTGCCATACAAAAGGTATTGCAAGAGAAAAAACAGGCACTTTTCTTAATGCCAGAAATTTCACTCACACCACAAATGCAAACAAGACTTGAGAGATATTTTGGTAAAAGTGTGGCGACTTGGCACTCAAAAGTAAGCTCTAAACAAAAGGATGAAATTTTACAAGGCTTGCTTGATGGTAGTATTTGGCTTATCGCAGGGGCGCGTTCGGCGCTATTTTTACCACTTGAGCAACTTGGACTTATTATCATCGATGAAGAACATGATGACAGCTACAAAAATACTGGCTCACGCCCACACTATAACGCCCGCGACTTAGCTCTTTTTCTAAACAGCAAAACACAAATAAAGCTAGTTCTAGGCAGTGCAACACCAAGTGTAAGCACATTTTATAAACAGGCTACTTTTCGCATGAAAGGGAGTTTTTTTGGCTCACAAAAAAGCTTTGTATATGATGAGAGCGAAACTGGGCTTACACAAAACATAAAAGAGCAAGTAGCACAAACGCTAGCAAACAAACGACAAGCCATCATCTGCCTGCCAACACGGGCAAATTTTAGATACATTTCATGCAAAGAGTGTGGAAATATCGTAAAATGCCCATTTTGCAGTGTTGGCATGAGTTTTTATAAAGGTCAAAATTTACTAAAATGTCAATACTGTGAGTACAAAACCCCCGTGCCAAGCTCATGCGAAAAATGCGGTAGCGAGCTTTTAGAGGCAAAAAAGATAGGCACAAGCGAACTACTTGAGCAACTTAGCGGTGAATTTGCAAATGCTAGGATAGCAAAATTTGACCGTGATGAGATAACTACACAAAAAAAGCTAGTCACGGCACTTAAGGATTTTAACGATCAAAAGATAGATATCCTTATTGGTACGCAAATGCTAAGCAAAGGGCATGACTACCACAATGTCGATCTAGCCGTGATAATGGGCATAGATGAGCTTTTGGCATACCCCGACTTTAGAGCTAGAGAGCGTACGCTAGCACTTGCTATGCAAGTAGCTGGCAGGGCTGGCAGGGCTGGGGCTGGCAGGGTTGTTTTGCAAACTAAACAGCGTGAGTTTTTTGAGAGCTATCTGCATGATTATGATAAATTTTTACAAGATGAGCTTGAGTTTAGGCAAGAGCTATATCCGCCTTTTTATAGGCTTTTAAGGCTTATCGTATCACACAAAAGTGAGCAGACCGCACAGCTTGAAACAAATAGATGTGTGGAGCAAATTTCTCTTTTACAAAAACAACTTGAGCTTAGTATCATAGGGTATGGAAAGTGTGCTATAGAGCGTATAGGCGATAAATTTAGATATGAAATTTTACTTCGTTCAAAAAACCCAAATGCACTACTTAAAGTGGCAAATATCTGTGTTAGTGAGATTTGCGATGTTGATATTGACCCGATAAATTTTAGCTAG
- a CDS encoding molybdate transport repressor produces the protein MFGVAYIGRKYYDMGASTVFTMFVATVCLVVCIIKLYQINFILIESDGFVITKGKKSLKINFKDIDDVGIKAIGQKQKAEVLMINFKKNKLNIQQVYGFAQPLGENKLIIFDRYELSKDKICEILKKKLKEYKKI, from the coding sequence TTGTTTGGTGTAGCGTATATTGGACGAAAATACTATGATATGGGCGCAAGCACCGTCTTTACGATGTTTGTGGCGACCGTGTGCCTTGTGGTTTGCATTATAAAACTTTATCAAATAAATTTTATTTTGATAGAAAGTGATGGATTTGTCATAACAAAAGGAAAGAAAAGCTTAAAAATAAATTTTAAAGATATAGATGATGTTGGTATAAAAGCTATAGGTCAAAAGCAAAAAGCAGAGGTTTTGATGATAAATTTTAAGAAAAATAAGCTTAACATACAACAAGTTTACGGCTTTGCGCAGCCACTTGGTGAAAATAAGCTTATCATTTTTGATAGATATGAGCTTAGTAAGGATAAAATTTGTGAAATTTTAAAGAAAAAACTTAAAGAATACAAAAAAATCTAG
- a CDS encoding complement resistance protein TraT: MNIKHLFLAIFLLIFAGCSHGGMPSTPQISVKSTMPVFITQNSDQNITKTDTNATKTLYIKFKNSSGQPNNLEKTIATKLEPLGYIQISQMQKADLVILGDLLSLERYEHRERARPRMFMSMGYGWGRRWSGPSMSMGMMMPFFYDDWDDFDRTEYYVYRGLVSVLIQTNGNEQRTNLEVQSERNLYSPSYIMPYIEDKIATQILNFFY, encoded by the coding sequence ATGAATATAAAGCATTTGTTTTTGGCTATTTTTCTCCTTATTTTTGCTGGTTGTTCTCATGGCGGCATGCCATCAACTCCGCAAATTTCTGTAAAAAGCACGATGCCTGTTTTTATCACTCAAAATTCCGATCAAAATATAACAAAAACCGATACAAACGCTACAAAAACGCTGTATATAAAATTTAAAAACTCATCAGGACAGCCTAATAACTTAGAAAAAACTATTGCGACAAAGCTAGAGCCTTTGGGCTATATACAAATTTCTCAAATGCAAAAAGCAGACCTTGTCATACTTGGAGATCTTTTAAGTTTGGAGCGCTATGAGCACAGGGAGCGTGCTAGACCTAGGATGTTTATGAGCATGGGATATGGCTGGGGTAGGCGCTGGAGTGGACCTAGTATGAGTATGGGTATGATGATGCCGTTTTTTTACGATGACTGGGATGATTTTGACCGTACGGAGTATTATGTATACCGCGGTCTTGTGAGTGTTTTGATACAGACTAATGGTAATGAGCAACGCACAAATTTAGAGGTTCAAAGTGAGCGAAATCTCTACTCGCCAAGCTATATTATGCCATATATTGAAGATAAGATCGCTACGCAGATTTTAAATTTTTTCTACTAA
- the epsC gene encoding serine O-acetyltransferase EpsC, which translates to MLDRVKEAVRVVREKDPSVQNCCTLAILINTPGIHALAFYRIAHKFYKSGHPFLARFISQMARFLTGIEIHPGAKIGKRFFIDHGMGVVIGETAEIGDDVMLYHGVTLGGTGKECGKRHPTVEDGVVIAAGAKVLGAITIGKGSKIGANSVVLKNVPSYATAVGIPARIVRLDGKLPPEPEYSI; encoded by the coding sequence ATTTTAGACAGAGTAAAAGAGGCGGTTAGGGTAGTTCGCGAGAAAGATCCATCGGTGCAAAACTGCTGCACTCTGGCTATACTTATAAATACGCCTGGCATTCACGCTTTGGCTTTTTATCGTATCGCGCATAAATTTTATAAGAGCGGGCATCCATTTTTAGCCCGCTTTATCTCGCAGATGGCGCGGTTTTTAACTGGTATTGAAATTCATCCTGGCGCAAAGATAGGTAAAAGATTTTTTATTGATCATGGTATGGGTGTTGTTATAGGCGAAACAGCTGAGATAGGCGATGATGTTATGCTTTATCACGGAGTTACTTTGGGCGGGACTGGCAAGGAGTGCGGTAAGCGACATCCTACTGTTGAAGATGGGGTGGTTATCGCTGCTGGTGCAAAGGTTTTGGGGGCTATAACTATAGGCAAAGGTTCAAAGATAGGTGCAAATTCTGTAGTTTTAAAAAATGTTCCGTCCTATGCTACAGCAGTTGGTATACCTGCTCGTATTGTGCGTTTAGATGGCAAACTGCCGCCAGAGCCTGAATACAGCATTTAG
- the cysK gene encoding cysteine synthase A, protein MIYDNIIKTIGNTPVVKLDTNYDEAQIYAKLEYFNPGGSVKDRIALNMIMQMMQDGRLKDGDTIVEPTSGNTGIGISMVAAALGFKVILCMPESMSIERRKIVAAYGAKLELTEAAKGMKGAIARASELASQPNHIMLSQFENAYNPQAHEIYTAKEIMADFSSLDAFVAGVGTGGTLSGVAKVLKENGYSTKIIAVEPEASPVLSGGSPAPHRIQGIGAGFVPGTMDLSLVDEIAKVSNEDAMAAARHIAKSCGILLGISSGAAYVAAKRIAADLGSGKKVLFIAPDTGERYLSTELYGA, encoded by the coding sequence ATGATATATGATAACATTATCAAAACCATCGGTAATACACCAGTCGTAAAGCTTGATACAAATTATGATGAGGCTCAGATTTATGCCAAGCTTGAGTATTTTAACCCGGGCGGTTCGGTAAAAGATCGTATAGCACTAAATATGATAATGCAGATGATGCAAGATGGCAGGCTAAAAGATGGTGATACGATAGTAGAGCCAACTAGTGGAAATACTGGTATTGGGATCTCTATGGTAGCGGCTGCTCTTGGTTTTAAGGTTATTTTGTGTATGCCTGAAAGTATGAGTATTGAGCGTAGAAAGATAGTTGCGGCCTATGGTGCAAAGCTTGAACTTACTGAGGCTGCAAAAGGCATGAAAGGTGCTATCGCAAGAGCTAGTGAGTTGGCAAGCCAGCCAAACCACATCATGCTAAGTCAGTTTGAAAATGCTTACAATCCACAAGCGCACGAAATTTACACGGCAAAAGAGATAATGGCTGATTTTTCTAGTCTTGATGCTTTTGTGGCTGGGGTAGGTACTGGTGGGACTTTAAGTGGCGTAGCAAAGGTACTTAAAGAAAATGGATACTCAACGAAAATTATCGCAGTTGAGCCAGAAGCATCACCAGTTTTAAGCGGAGGAAGTCCAGCTCCACATAGAATTCAGGGCATAGGTGCAGGATTTGTGCCAGGGACTATGGATCTTTCATTAGTTGATGAGATAGCTAAAGTAAGTAATGAAGATGCGATGGCTGCGGCTAGACATATCGCAAAAAGTTGCGGGATATTGCTTGGTATTAGTAGTGGTGCAGCATATGTGGCAGCAAAAAGGATAGCTGCTGATCTTGGCTCTGGCAAAAAGGTGTTATTTATCGCTCCTGACACCGGCGAGAGATATCTAAGCACTGAACTTTATGGAGCATAA
- a CDS encoding endonuclease III domain-containing protein, whose translation MNSTHLFSSLCQDFDGEKSLLVWPGEGSFEVVVGAILVQNTAWKNVEKALQNLRIKEALNLETILKMSSEELALAIKPSGFYNTKAKRLHTLCRAIKLEFGSFENFKTSVSREWLLGIKGVGAETCDAILAYACGHAVMVVDTYVLRILNHLGYEFESYDEAQEWLMDIDVVKISELIGNTNEAEIFKIYHALVLEFCKKHFKGKLLIKGKLLSDAGRERLRF comes from the coding sequence ATGAACTCAACCCATCTTTTTTCTAGCTTATGTCAAGACTTTGATGGTGAAAAAAGCTTGCTTGTTTGGCCTGGAGAGGGTAGCTTTGAAGTTGTTGTGGGTGCTATATTGGTTCAAAATACAGCGTGGAAAAATGTAGAGAAAGCTTTGCAAAATTTGCGCATAAAAGAGGCTTTAAATTTAGAAACTATCTTAAAAATGAGCAGCGAAGAGCTTGCGCTTGCCATAAAGCCAAGTGGTTTTTACAACACAAAAGCCAAGCGACTTCACACACTTTGTAGGGCTATAAAGTTAGAATTTGGAAGTTTTGAAAATTTTAAAACCAGCGTTAGCCGTGAGTGGCTGCTTGGCATTAAAGGTGTTGGCGCTGAGACTTGCGATGCGATATTAGCTTATGCGTGTGGGCATGCAGTAATGGTTGTTGATACTTATGTCTTAAGGATATTAAATCATCTTGGATATGAGTTTGAAAGCTACGACGAGGCTCAGGAGTGGCTTATGGACATTGATGTGGTAAAAATTTCAGAGCTTATTGGAAATACTAATGAGGCTGAAATTTTTAAAATTTATCATGCACTTGTGCTTGAGTTTTGTAAAAAACATTTTAAAGGAAAGCTACTTATTAAAGGAAAGCTACTTAGTGACGCGGGGCGCGAGAGACTTAGGTTTTAA